TGTTCATGTCTACCTTAACGAAAGACCTCTTGATTGCGAATTCTTCTATCGAGCTGCGGTTTCCTCCTGCTGCAGAAATGGGCTCCCGGATCATGGGCCGGAATTGATCCCATAATTTTTCCCTAGCTGATCATCAGCactgcatcaacatcatgcaCGATATCAGGTGTGTCCATGCCAGATGACTTGTCGACTAATTGGCAACGACGTAAAATAGATAGACTATCCAGGTATAGATCTGATGAACAACGCGGATAAAAGAGGACCTTCTGGAAGGGCTGCAGAAGATTTACGGTTATCTAGCAAGAGGGACATCGGGGATATTAAACAGCATTATGCTTACTAACTTGCAATCTTTCCGTACTGACAAGACCAATTGCAATACTCTGAATTAAACAGTGTAGTTGTCATAACAAGACAGCCGTCTTCCGTAAATGTGAGTAAACATCAACCTCTTGGATCCATTAATTGTAACAGACAAAGCCGAAAGAGCAACAAAGTGACGGGAAAGCATATGCGAGATCCTTCCAACATGCCAAGACACAATACATGGAGGGAGTCTTGCCTTAAGACGCTCAGTTTCTTTGTGTTGGCCAACGGGCAAGGGCAGCCATACGCCTCCTGTCGTCGCCCTTGATGCGACTTCCCAGGAAGTAGCACATCTTCAAGCCAAACTCGCCCGCAGAGATTGCACCTCGACGGAAAAGGCATCTGGTACATGCTTGCCCGTCACCGACTTCCTTTTCCGGCTTTGTCTGTTACAATTGATGGATCCAAGAGGTTGTCGATCATGAATCTCCGCCAGCATCAAGTCTACCAACATGCATCCCCCGCTTGATCGATCATACAGGACGTTGCGTGGCTCCGCATCGTGGTGCAAGATTCGGTACTGGTGAAGTCGCTTGAGCACTACAATGATCTGGTCGACAACATTCGGCCTAACCTCTTTCATCTCTCGCAAGACAGGCCGACCGCCATAACTGAGTAGCAAAAAATGTACATATACGCCACTGTCGAAGTAATACGGCTTGATAAGGTCAACTATACCCAGGCAGACTGGTACGAAGGTGCCCTGAAGTGACCAAACATGATCGTACATCTTATTTTCGTGCCGTAGATGTCTTGCATCCATTGCCTCTACACCTTTAGCCACGAGTGTGTAACCACGCAATGACAGGCATAGCTTGAAGAGGGACCCTCGCGATCCCGAGATGCCAAGCGGCGTACaatcagcatcatcaccacgATCAGTTGCCAGTTGATCGCGCAAGAGGGCAACAAAGCTCTGTCGGTCGATATGTGCCTTGCCATGGTCCGCGATGTTAGGGCACCTCTCATCTAGAGGGCCGCCGGAAGCAATTCCACGCAGACATGCATGGGTGCAGTATGGCCGGTCTCGTATATTTTGTCGCTTGTCCGCATTCCCTTGTGTATCGGACACTCTTCCTTGCACTTGTGTTTCACTCGAACTCGTGCCTCTCGATTCGACTAATGATCGACCGGTTAGATTCGGTGTTGGAGAAGGGCTTTCGTCATCTTCGTTATCGTCGTCGCTGGATTGAACCTTCTTAACTTCGATAGGCAGGCATTGCGAACGCGTTCGGATCGGCGAGCGTGTGAAACCTTTCCATCGTTGTGCTCTGTATGGTGTGGTGCGCTTTGCTTTGCGGAGCGTCGCAGGGATGCTTCTGAGCACGTCGTCGTGCTCTACAGCCCATGTATCGAGTTGATCTGCAGCGTTGTGCCACGCCTGAGACGGCAGTGGCGATCAAATAGCTTGGAGTACAAAGGCGTAAACTTGCGCCACAGCCGTCCGATGAAGTCGGTtctcgtcatcgtcttcaacaTCTAGACTCGGTATGCAAACAGAGTAGTAGACGCAGGAGGGATCCCTTGGTATGTGCAAGAAGATGTACGTCATCCCTGTACAGACGTAGCCATACTGCGTACCTTTGCCAACCATGTACGAGAAGAGCTGCGTTTTCACGACGGTGGTGAGTCACCTAGCTTCGAAACCCTCGCCCTCCTGATTGATCACATCGCGGTCGGGCTGGGTTTCTCCGACTAGTCCTGTAGCAACCTGATCGCAACTCAATTTATGGGGCGCTTTGTACTCGATTGCGACTGTTGGGAACCTCTGGCCGTCTGACGTTCGGGATATACAGAACTGATCTGCCCGATTGCCTTTCCCCCGCGCTTTCCGACGCCTCGATGTTCGGGCCGATGGTCTCAAGCCATTGGAGACTTAGTCCATAGATTCAGAAAGAGACTCGTCGGCGGTTCCAAGATTGGTATGACTCTCAAACGTCAGTATTCCTTTGAGACCAAGGTGGCTTCTCAGGGTTGGATCGGCAAATGTAGCATCCACAAGCTTCTGAACTGCGTTCTCTACCACGTCCTGTTCACTGTTTCTAAGGTCAATCTCGCTACTGATCGGATGAAGCAAAGACCCCACGTATTCTAGCTGGTGTCGAGACGGAAAAGAGGACTAGGCGGCGAACGAGGGACTAAAGGCCAAGTCGGCCCAATCTTTTTCTTGCTTTGTTGGGAATGCATCCCAAGGGACGATTCGATGAGGGTAGAAGCGGCCGGTCGGATTAGTCGTATCGTCTTGGGTCGTGAGGGACGGATCGGTGACAACATCGATAGCTAGACAAAGCGTATGGCAGGTCTCAAGGTATGGATTGAGTGATAGTGGTTGCGATGCGGTTGCGCGTCTTTTGGTGGCCCCGCGTTTTTGTCATCCTTCGGTGGCACGATTTTCGGCGGTTTCGCGTCGGCGCTATTCTTCCTCCAACAGCTTCTGCAGCCTCTCTATTCCTTCCATCGAGTCTGATTGATTAGTCCAAGTGTACGGGAAGAGGGTAGTGATAAGCAGTCAGAACAATTCTTCATAAAATGTCTGGAGAAAAAAAACATTGAAACGAGATAGGCCCTGCCGCCGTGGAAATCGCGCTAGAGGCGGATCAACTTAGTTCCCCCCCTTTCTCCATATTGATGACTAAGAAATGGGAGGCTTGCCCAAGGGGGGCCCATAGGGACACGCCTAGGCGCCTCTCCACTTCTGCACGCGTAGGCGTGCGGATTATGTCAGCCCCCAATTTGGCACAACTCCACAACTGCATTTCGAGTTTTGAGGCTGGCGGGTTTCAGAATCCCGAGATTCAGAACTGCAATGATTCCTAATTATCAAGCTGAATACAATTCCTGCTGCTCTTATCCATCATTCTCAGCCGCCTCCCAGATGTCGCGCATGCCTCTTCTGCTAGAAAATGGATTACTTTCCATCTCTGCCGCTACCTGAGCCTCCACCCGATCATCTTCTGCTTTACTCCAATCCAGGTacgccatcatctcttccttACTCCATCCAATCTCTAGATCCGGTGGGTGTCGTACAGAGTTTGCCCATCTGCTTCCAGTCAAGACACCACTGGTAGCTTGCTTTGTCATACCGCAAAGGTAGACCTAACGCCCTCCGATACTGCTGGTTAGTTTTGACGCTACCACGAGGCTGCGCCTTATACCAAGCATCTCGAGCAGCAACATATCTCCGATAGATGGCTTGTGGGTCATCATATCTTAGTGTCGGCGCCActgatgctgttgaagatgatgctaCTGGCGACTTCCCCTCCCTGTGTCGATGGTTTTGCTGATGACACTGCCGATGATGCTGCTGTCTCTATACTAACGACAATGCAGCTAGTATCATCCCCTGCCAGACCCAGCATGTCCGGATAATCCTGATGATGGGTCTTCCAGTGGTTCCCCTTCCTGCAAAGATGATACAGATGCAGatactgctgctgctggtcgTGCTTCCCCGGATAATGCTGGCGAGAGTGCCACTGGCATTGCTTCTACCTGtgctgacgatgatgacAAATACAAAATCCCCTCGTACCGTTGAGGGCATGCCTTTGACGTCATCTTGTGTCCTAATTTGTGGCATCTACTGCATGTAGGTCGTGCTTTTGGCTGCGCTGCTGCCTGAACTGCCTCGAATGCACTTGGTTCTCTCTGAGTGCTCGATTGCGATTTACTTGTGGTAGAATTGGCAGCTATTCGATTAGATCGGTGGCGAGGCTCCAATAGCACCTGATGAACACCATGACGACTCAAATGCCAATGCGGGTGAAAATGCTCCAAGCGAAGGGTTTGGCCTTGCTCTTGTAGAGCCTTGAGAATATGGGCGCAAGGGAGGCCGTGGGATCGAGAGAATGTACCGGTACAACTAGGCAGGTCTTCTTTCATAAGCCGCTTCCGCTGTTCTTCAACTTTGCGTAAAGCCTCGTGAGATATCCAGCCACGTATGGCACTATATAGTGATCCAGAGAGCTCAATTGGTATTCGCATTTGCTGC
This genomic interval from Fusarium oxysporum f. sp. lycopersici 4287 chromosome 3, whole genome shotgun sequence contains the following:
- a CDS encoding hypothetical protein (At least one base has a quality score < 10) — protein: MDARHLRHENKMYDHVWSLQGTFVPVCLGIVDLIKPYYFDSGVYVHFLLLSYGGRPVLREMKEVRPNVVDQIIVVLKRLHQYRILHHDAEPRNVLYDRSSGGCMLVDLMLAEIHDRQPLGSINCNRQSRKRKSVTGKHVPDAFSVEVQSLRASLA